One part of the Rattus rattus isolate New Zealand chromosome 14, Rrattus_CSIRO_v1, whole genome shotgun sequence genome encodes these proteins:
- the Barx1 gene encoding homeobox protein BarH-like 1 — protein sequence MQRPGEPGSARFGPPEGCADHRPHRYRSFMIEEILTEPPGPKGAAPAAAAAAAGELLKFGVQALLAARPFHSHLAVLKAEQAAVFKFPLAPLGCSGLGSALLAAGPGMPGTAGTSHLPLELQLRGKLEAAGSGEPGTKAKKGRRSRTVFTELQLMGLEKRFEKQKYLSTPDRIDLAESLGLSQLQVKTWYQNRRMKWKKIVLQGGGLESPTKPKGRPKKNSIPTSEQLTEQERAKEAEKPAETQGEPSDRSCED from the exons ATGCAGCGGCCGGGGGAGCCGGGCTCCGCGCGCTTCGGTCCGCCCGAGGGCTGTGCCGATCATCGACCGCATCGCTACCGCAGCTTCATGATCGAAGAGATCCTCACCGAGCCTCCCGGGCCCAAGGGCGCAGCGCCCGCGGCCGCCGCTGCTGCCGCGGGCGAGCTGCTCAAGTTCGGCGTGCAGGCGCTGCTGGCCGCCCGGCCCTTCCACAGCCACCTGG CGGTGCTGAAGGCTGAGCAGGCCGCAGTGTTCAAGTTCCCACTGGCGCCGCTCGGCTGCTCTGGGCTGGGCTCGGCCTTGTTGGCCGCGGGGCCTGGGATGCCCGGCACCGCAGGCACGTCGCACCTGCCCCTGGAGCTGCAACTCCGCGGGAAGCTGGAAGCCGCTGGCTCCGGGGAACCTGGCACGAAAGCCAAGAAAGGGCGCCGGAGCCGCACCGTATTCACTGAGCTGCAGCTGATGGGTCTGGAGAAACGCTTCGAGAAGCAGAAGTACCTCTCTACCCCTGACAG AATAGATCTAGCTGAATCCCTGGGCCTGAGCCAGTTACAGGTGAAGACGTGGTATCAAAATCGGAggatgaaatggaagaaaata GTGCTGCAGGGTGGCGGCCTGGAGTCCCCCACCAAGCCCAAGGGACGGCCCAAGAAGAACTCCATCCCCACGAGCGAGCAGCTCACGGAGCAGGAGCGCGCCaaggaggcagagaagccagCGGAGACGCAGGGCGAGCCCAGCGATCGAAGCTGCGAGGACTGA